tttactgacctcggaaggatggaagactgagtcaaccttgatccggctgccgggatcgaactcccagcctcatgggcagagcttcagacaccatGTCTGCTGtattatcactctgcaccacaagaggctctattatttTAGCATATTATTTTAGCATAAGCAGGCATAAGTCTTCCTGCTCTTTTCCAGGGTGGATTTGGCCTTAGAGTTGAGTACGCTTTAAGTAGTGATAGATTTTAGTCTTTTAAAATGGACATATCTATATATGAGCATGGGGTTTGACCCTTCTTCCTGCAGCTGCATTCTTATGTTAGTTACTCTCTCCTTTCTTTGACAGCATGATCTGCCTCATAGCTGTCTCAGATTCTACTCACCTGGGGATTTTCTCCCCTTGAAGACGGTGGCATGGATCATGAAGCTCTGACCATCAGGCCTCGTCGGATACAGAACCAGAATGTCATCTACCGCCTGGAACGGCGAAGGATCACATCCGGCAAAATGGGGACGCACTGGCACCAGGTCCGGGTCTTCCACCAAAATGTCTTCCCAAACTTCACAGTGGTAAATGTTGAAAAGCCGCCCTGCTTCTTGCGCAAGTTTTCCCCCGACGGAAGGTACTTCATAGCTTTCTCCTCGGATCAGACTTCCTTGGAAATCTATGAATATCAAGGGTGTCAGGCGGCAGAGGACCTCCTCCAGGGCTACGAAGGGGAGGTCTTGGCCAATGGCAACGACCAGCGGTCCATTAACATCCGTGGACGGCTCTTTGAGCGTTTCTTTGTCCTCCTCCATATTACCAATGTGGCGTCCAATGGCGAGCACTTGAACCGCGAGTGCAGCTTGTTCACGGATGACTGTCGCTATGTCATAGTAGGCTCTGCTGCCTATCTGCCAGAGGAACCGCACCCTCCCTTTTTTGAGGTTTACCGCAACAGCGAATCGGTGACTCCTAATCCCAGGTCCCCTTTAGAAGATTACTCTTTGCACATCATAGACCTCCACACAGGCAAGCTGTGTGACACCAGGACGTTCAAATGCGACAAAGTCATCCTGTCCCACAACCAAGGACTCTACTTGTATAAGAATATCCTGGCCATTCTGTCTGTGCAGCAGCAAACCATCCATGTCTTTCAGGTAACGCCAGAGGGCACCTTCATTGATGTAAGGACAATAGGTCGCTTCTGCTACGAGGACGACCTCCTCACGCTCTCAGCGGTTTATCCGGAAGTCCAGCGGGATTCTCAGACGGGCATGGCGAATCCATACAAAGAGCCGTTCATCAACTCTTTGAAGCACAGGTTGCTGGTCTACTTGTGGCGAAGGGCAGAGCAGGATGGGAGCACAATGGCCAAAAGGAGGTTTTTTCAGTATTTTGACCAGCTGAGGCAGCTGCGGATGTGGAAGATGCAGCTGTTAGATGAGAACCACCTCTTTATCAAATACACCAGTGAGGACGTGGTCACATTGCGGGTGACAGACCCATCACAGGTACAGGTCTGTCCTTGGCAGGACTGGCTGGATGTGAAGTCTGCCTTTGGCCTATGAATTCGGTACATCATGGTTCTAGCGCATATGCTGCTCTGCCTTTTATTGTGTAAAaagaacattatttatttagcGAAATGTTTACAGCTCTTACTGTCCGAGTCCAGCCTCAGGGGCCCAAGAGAACTTAATGCGTGGCAGTAAGAGtgccgctggatcagaccaaggattGCTTTTGGTCCAGCAGCCTGCATCCTACGGTAGTATGCCAGGTGGTTCCAGAAAGCCCAACGGCTTGAATGCAACCAATAGCTTTTCTGAGTTGTGTGTCCCTCCATACTTCAAGGATATCACAACTATTAGCTCTTGGTAGACATATTTATTTCAGTGATGTCTTCTAGCAGGTAATTCTGGATATGCATCAATCCATTTCATTgagtgatctagagcaggggtccccaacccccggtctgcggcccggtaccgggccgtaaaggccatcataccgggccggcagtggccgcgcctgcctctctccccctccccctcccgcagcgagaagcttgctagGCCGCGAGCAAAGCAGCCCGGCTAGTTTCTCGCtgtgagcaaggggggggggggaagaggcaggagggtccgctggcatgctggcggacgcagacgtgcatgcgcagagctgccgtgcatgctcgTTTGTGCTCCTGCTTGCGCAAACGCGGATGCGTGgcaactgcacatgcacatttgcacacaGCTAGCGCCCGGGtagccggctctcccccacccccggaggcggtcctcaaccgcaaaaaggtaggggaccactgaTCTCTAGAGGACTGGTATGGTCAGAGTGGGGTGAAAATGTTAGCAACTTGTATCATGCctttcaccttaaaaaaaaaggtttaaaagTCCAAACACTTTAGCCTGTCTACGTAGGTGCTTCCATGTTTTACATAGGCCCTCCTATGAGAATTCTTAGGATTAGTAATACTGACTAATCTCTctctttatttattgcatttatatcctacccttccgtgatggctcagggcagctcacaaagtTAAAATATTCACACTATAATAGGTAATACAAAAATTTTATAATTAAAAATACTCGTAGCCCCAACTTCCTCAAATTCATATACTATTTCCAGGGACTGGGAAACGATACGTCATGATGCGTGTAATGATGTAAATGAGTTTTAAGGAGGCCAGCAGTCATTAGATGTTATCTTCAGGCCTCAACCCTAGTTCTGGCAGATCAGTTCTGTCTTATGAGCCCTGCAGAATAATTTCAGGACCTCGTTAGGCCGAGCATTCTGCCAGGTTGGAGCCaaatctgaaaaggccctgaccctggttgaggccagttttatttctttcggGCCAGGAATCCTTAGTAGGCTTTAGTCACTTGACTGTAACACTGTTGGGGAacttaatgggagaggtggtccttcagatacaatGGTCCCAAAATGTATAGAACTTTAAAAacgataaccaaaaccttgaatctgatctggtcttTAATCTGAAGCCAATACAGTAGGGAAACCACTTGTTGTATATGCATTCTACTGGGTCCCAGTTAGGACTTGTGCCACTTCATTTTGGACTACTTcaagtttctggagcagtttcaagggtAGACCCATATAGGTCATGTTACAgtaatcaagcctggaggtgaccattaaaATATGCTGTGCGCAACATTTGCACAACAatgcatccaggatcacacccggGTTCTTGATGGTTCCCAAAATTGTTAGTAGCACTGGGGCACGTTGACCCAACCAGAGGAccttgctttaagatgctttgggctgatcctgcgttgaacagggggttgaactagatggcctgtatggcaccttccaactctatgattctatgacctccttCTTAGCtgaattcaacttcagctgaatctgcttgagccagtcGATCACAGCCTCCAGGCACCTGGCAAAATAATGTGGGGAGGAAGATGGATGGCTGCCCGTCAatagatatagctgggtgtcagctgcaaattggtgacacccaagctcAAAACTCACTGGGCGAAGGGATGCATTGGAGAGAGAATAGCTCCCTACAAGACCCCACATGCCAGGGCCTGCCGTTGGGAGGTTCTCCTAGCATCACAGTCTGTCCCCACTCTTGGAAAAAGGATTGTAGCCATTCAGGTGCAGCACCCTGAATTCCCTCAGCAGGCCTGTGGTTGACCATATCAACTGCTACCGTAAGGTCTGACAACAAtggcagcactgacctgcctagATCCAGCCATCTGCAGAGATTGTCTGTAAGGACAATCAGAGCCGTTTCCATGCTGTGGCCAGGTTGGAAACTGAACTCGAACGGCTCAAGAGCTGATGTGTCTTCCAAGAAACTTGGCAGCTGCTCTGTGATCGCACGTTCAAATACATTACCTAGGAACAACCAAGAACAACCGATGCagaactgggtggtagttggctggATCAGATGGAtctagagctgttttttttttcaaaagcagcctaaccactgcctccttcaaacTCTCTTGGAAAGTCCCTTCAATCAGGGACAAGCTGATATCTCTTGGGGAGGGGCCcaaatctcttctctgctggcttTCACCAACCATGAAGGACAGGGGTTACGTAGTCGGCCAAACAGCTGCCAGAGTCTTGTCCACCTTGGTCAAGGAGAGCAGACTGGAGCGGTCCAGAATTGTACCttgagacagccaaggggcctccagttctctTATTGTATCCAATTTAAGGGATTTATTGGTGACGATGGGGAGTGACCACGATGCTACAGAAGGATGAGGGCCAAGACACGTTCTCTGGCTGTTGTGGCTTGATCAGCTGTAATCTGAGGGGGGGCAGAATGACCAAAAGGGACTCTGAGCTGACAGAGCAGTGTCGGGCTGAGAAGGGAACTGGCCAGGAGATGCAAAGAGGAGAACGGAAGGCTAGGAGCAGACTGAAGGAACGCAGGAAGGGGATGACCCTGGGAGGGATAGCAGACAGGATGGGCTAACAGGCCATGGCTCACCTGCCagtatctgtttggcatgcagaaggtcccaggttcagtctccagcaaGTAGTCAGTGACTAGTGGCCAGTGGACTGGAACTGCAAGAGCATTGCAGGTACCTGTTGGATAGTGTCAGTAAGGTTCCTTTTGCTACAGACACATGCTCATCCTTTAACGCTGA
This window of the Paroedura picta isolate Pp20150507F chromosome 18, Ppicta_v3.0, whole genome shotgun sequence genome carries:
- the DET1 gene encoding DET1 homolog isoform X1, whose product is MDHEALTIRPRRIQNQNVIYRLERRRITSGKMGTHWHQVRVFHQNVFPNFTVVNVEKPPCFLRKFSPDGRYFIAFSSDQTSLEIYEYQGCQAAEDLLQGYEGEVLANGNDQRSINIRGRLFERFFVLLHITNVASNGEHLNRECSLFTDDCRYVIVGSAAYLPEEPHPPFFEVYRNSESVTPNPRSPLEDYSLHIIDLHTGKLCDTRTFKCDKVILSHNQGLYLYKNILAILSVQQQTIHVFQVTPEGTFIDVRTIGRFCYEDDLLTLSAVYPEVQRDSQTGMANPYKEPFINSLKHRLLVYLWRRAEQDGSTMAKRRFFQYFDQLRQLRMWKMQLLDENHLFIKYTSEDVVTLRVTDPSQPSFFVVYNMVTTEVIAVFENTSDELLELFENFCDLFRNATLHSEAVQFPCSASSNNFARQIQRRFKDTIVNAKYGGHTEAVRRLLGQLPISAQSYSGSPYLDLSLFSYDDKWVSVMERPKTCGDHPIRFYARDSGLLKFEIQAGLLGRPINHTVRRLVAFTFHPFEPFAISVQRTNAEYVVNFHMRHSCT
- the DET1 gene encoding DET1 homolog isoform X2, which translates into the protein MDHEALTIRPRRIQNQNVIYRLERRRITSGKMGTHWHQVRVFHQNVFPNFTVVNVEKPPCFLRKFSPDGRYFIAFSSDQTSLEIYEYQGCQAAEDLLQGYEGEVLANGNDQRSINIRGRLFERFFVLLHITNVASNGEHLNRECSLFTDDCRYVIVGSAAYLPEEPHPPFFEVYRNSESVTPNPRSPLEDYSLHIIDLHTGKLCDTRTFKCDKVILSHNQGLYLYKNILAILSVQQQTIHVFQPSFFVVYNMVTTEVIAVFENTSDELLELFENFCDLFRNATLHSEAVQFPCSASSNNFARQIQRRFKDTIVNAKYGGHTEAVRRLLGQLPISAQSYSGSPYLDLSLFSYDDKWVSVMERPKTCGDHPIRFYARDSGLLKFEIQAGLLGRPINHTVRRLVAFTFHPFEPFAISVQRTNAEYVVNFHMRHSCT